A region from the Triticum aestivum cultivar Chinese Spring chromosome 3D, IWGSC CS RefSeq v2.1, whole genome shotgun sequence genome encodes:
- the LOC123080229 gene encoding snRNA-activating protein complex subunit isoform X2, with the protein MAAAAEEAECSAAAEERPREPFARGGPVFIPYMVGPVCTVPEFISSTLRESLRDELGDPGDEFVDELCVDDLRVLSEEELVERALREAMEEGWDCGALSQSADQSSGAPSQPLDQRLDGGTCRMSASSTPGNETVTSSASAETQSSVSAPGDMAIGLHEPEGSNGKTRGGKRKTRERNGNNGALTSDSTAERETSGSPVELAIVPHEPEGSKGKPRGRKGKNGTSSTPSIESETPVLPSEDMSVVPHDPEGTDGQTERKKGKKRGRHFDREVRAHILQGSYLTKAEKMAEIMLKQEDDKRAARLHSFSGDSVMSKGSKASAEKIDLAKSLKYNGAHNAPWKNKASKSDEHIPIVYPEAILCVEIYERRHGSVKNQEFLVLGSQLLTDLKDNIYCSTNKLMELNKLHNHSGFFLIEDTFYNDTRHYSAVDYSKPIVDWLDNSSDEVAEKWDAISSGVLKKRQKDLLKGLNISNVPEFKSADMQSTYFSDLHFRLGAGYLYCHQGNCKHTFVIRDMRLIHPEDTQNQAEYPLMTFHMQRRFQKCSVCQIYLATKMTVDDKWAPNNPCYFCKQCYYLLHYKEDDSLLYHHTVYDYFQE; encoded by the exons atggcggcggctgccgaggaggcggagtgctccgccgccgccgaagaGCGGCCGCGCGAGCCCTTCGCCCGCGGCGGCCCGGTGTTCATCCCCTACATGGTGGGCCCTGTCTGCACCGTCCCCGAGTTCATCTCCTCCACCCTCCGCGAG TCCCTGCGTGACGAATTGGGCGACCCGGGGGACGAATTCGTTGACGAGCTCTG CGTCGATGACCTGAGGGTGCTCTCTGAGGAGGAGCTTGTGGAGCGCGCTCTCCGGGAGGCCATGGAG GAGGGCTGGGACTGTGGCGCTCTATCACAATCAGCAGATCAAAGTTCTGGCGCTCCATCACAGCCATTGGATCAAAGGTTAGATGGGGG CACATGCAGAATGTCAGCGAGTTCCACCCCTGGAAATGAGACTGTCACCTCAAGTGCATCAGCTGAAACACAAAGTTCAGTATCAGCTCCCGGTGATATGGCAATTGGACTGCATGAACCAGAAGGCAGCAATGGGAAAACAAGAGGTGGAAAGAGGAAAACCAGAGAGAGGAATGGAAACAATGGTGCCCTCACCTCAGATTCAACAGCTGAAAGAGAGACATCTGGATCACCTGTTGAGTTGGCGATTGTACCACATGAACCAGAAGGGAGCAAGGGGAAACCCAGAGGCAGAAAGGGTAAAAATGGAACCTCTTCAACTCCATCAATTGAAAGTGAAACACCTGTATTGCCTAGTGAGGATATGTCAGTTGTTCCTCATGATCCAGAAGGCACAGATGGGCAAACAGAACGTAAAAAGGGCAAAAAGAGAGGCAGGCATTTTGATCGGGAAGTTCGAGCGCATATTTTACAG GGAAGCTATCTTACTAAAGCAGAGAAGATGGCAGAGATCATGCTAAAACAAGAAGATGACAAACGGGCAGCAAGGCTGCACTCATTCAG TGGTGATTCTGTGATGTCCAAAGGCTCTAAGGCATCAGCGGAGAAAATTGACTTGGCAAAATCTCTTAAATACAACGGTGCCCACAATGCCCCTTGGAAG AACAAAGCTTCGAAATCTGACGAACACATACCTATAGTTTATCCAGAAGCAATTCTTTGTGTTGAAATTTATGAGCGCAGGCATGGCTCTGTGAAA AATCAGGAATTTCTTGTTTTGGGGAGCCAGCTCCTCACAGATCTGAAGGACAATATTTACTGTTCGACTAATAAGTTGATGGAGTTGAACAAGCTACATAATCATTCTGGCTTTTTTCTTATTGAG GACACGTTCTACAATGACACGAGACATTATTCTGCGGTTGATTACAGTAAACCTATAGTTGACTGGCTTGACAATTCCAGTGATGAGGTGGCAGAGAAGTGGGACGCCATTAGTTCTGGCGTGTTAAAGAAACGACAAAAGGACTTATTGAAGGGCTTGAATATTTCGAATGTGCCCGAGTTTAAATCTGCGGACATGCAAAGTACCTACTTTTCAGACCTGCACTTCCGGCTTGGTGCTGGGTACCTCTACTGCCACCAG GGGAACTGCAAGCACACGTTCGTGATTAGAGACATGAGGCTGATCCACCCGGAGGACACCCAGAACCAAGCGGAGTACCCTCTCATGACGTTCCACATGCAGAGGCGTTTCCAGAAGTGTTCAGTGTGCCAGATCTACCTCGCCACGAAGATGACGGTGGACGATAAATGGGCTCCCAATAATCCCTGCTATTTCTGCAAGCAGTGCTACTACCTCCTCCACTACAAGGAGGACGACTCGCTGTTATACCATCATACCGTGTATGATTACTTCCAAGAGTAG
- the LOC123080229 gene encoding snRNA-activating protein complex subunit isoform X3, giving the protein MAAAAEEAECSAAAEERPREPFARGGPVFIPYMVGPVCTVPEFISSTLREVQSLRDELGDPGDEFVDELCVDDLRVLSEEELVERALREAMEEGWDCGALSQSADQSSGAPSQPLDQRLDGGMSASSTPGNETVTSSASAETQSSVSAPGDMAIGLHEPEGSNGKTRGGKRKTRERNGNNGALTSDSTAERETSGSPVELAIVPHEPEGSKGKPRGRKGKNGTSSTPSIESETPVLPSEDMSVVPHDPEGTDGQTERKKGKKRGRHFDREVRAHILQGSYLTKAEKMAEIMLKQEDDKRAARLHSFSGDSVMSKGSKASAEKIDLAKSLKYNGAHNAPWKNKASKSDEHIPIVYPEAILCVEIYERRHGSVKNQEFLVLGSQLLTDLKDNIYCSTNKLMELNKLHNHSGFFLIEDTFYNDTRHYSAVDYSKPIVDWLDNSSDEVAEKWDAISSGVLKKRQKDLLKGLNISNVPEFKSADMQSTYFSDLHFRLGAGYLYCHQGNCKHTFVIRDMRLIHPEDTQNQAEYPLMTFHMQRRFQKCSVCQIYLATKMTVDDKWAPNNPCYFCKQCYYLLHYKEDDSLLYHHTVYDYFQE; this is encoded by the exons atggcggcggctgccgaggaggcggagtgctccgccgccgccgaagaGCGGCCGCGCGAGCCCTTCGCCCGCGGCGGCCCGGTGTTCATCCCCTACATGGTGGGCCCTGTCTGCACCGTCCCCGAGTTCATCTCCTCCACCCTCCGCGAGGTTCAG TCCCTGCGTGACGAATTGGGCGACCCGGGGGACGAATTCGTTGACGAGCTCTG CGTCGATGACCTGAGGGTGCTCTCTGAGGAGGAGCTTGTGGAGCGCGCTCTCCGGGAGGCCATGGAG GAGGGCTGGGACTGTGGCGCTCTATCACAATCAGCAGATCAAAGTTCTGGCGCTCCATCACAGCCATTGGATCAAAGGTTAGATGGGGG AATGTCAGCGAGTTCCACCCCTGGAAATGAGACTGTCACCTCAAGTGCATCAGCTGAAACACAAAGTTCAGTATCAGCTCCCGGTGATATGGCAATTGGACTGCATGAACCAGAAGGCAGCAATGGGAAAACAAGAGGTGGAAAGAGGAAAACCAGAGAGAGGAATGGAAACAATGGTGCCCTCACCTCAGATTCAACAGCTGAAAGAGAGACATCTGGATCACCTGTTGAGTTGGCGATTGTACCACATGAACCAGAAGGGAGCAAGGGGAAACCCAGAGGCAGAAAGGGTAAAAATGGAACCTCTTCAACTCCATCAATTGAAAGTGAAACACCTGTATTGCCTAGTGAGGATATGTCAGTTGTTCCTCATGATCCAGAAGGCACAGATGGGCAAACAGAACGTAAAAAGGGCAAAAAGAGAGGCAGGCATTTTGATCGGGAAGTTCGAGCGCATATTTTACAG GGAAGCTATCTTACTAAAGCAGAGAAGATGGCAGAGATCATGCTAAAACAAGAAGATGACAAACGGGCAGCAAGGCTGCACTCATTCAG TGGTGATTCTGTGATGTCCAAAGGCTCTAAGGCATCAGCGGAGAAAATTGACTTGGCAAAATCTCTTAAATACAACGGTGCCCACAATGCCCCTTGGAAG AACAAAGCTTCGAAATCTGACGAACACATACCTATAGTTTATCCAGAAGCAATTCTTTGTGTTGAAATTTATGAGCGCAGGCATGGCTCTGTGAAA AATCAGGAATTTCTTGTTTTGGGGAGCCAGCTCCTCACAGATCTGAAGGACAATATTTACTGTTCGACTAATAAGTTGATGGAGTTGAACAAGCTACATAATCATTCTGGCTTTTTTCTTATTGAG GACACGTTCTACAATGACACGAGACATTATTCTGCGGTTGATTACAGTAAACCTATAGTTGACTGGCTTGACAATTCCAGTGATGAGGTGGCAGAGAAGTGGGACGCCATTAGTTCTGGCGTGTTAAAGAAACGACAAAAGGACTTATTGAAGGGCTTGAATATTTCGAATGTGCCCGAGTTTAAATCTGCGGACATGCAAAGTACCTACTTTTCAGACCTGCACTTCCGGCTTGGTGCTGGGTACCTCTACTGCCACCAG GGGAACTGCAAGCACACGTTCGTGATTAGAGACATGAGGCTGATCCACCCGGAGGACACCCAGAACCAAGCGGAGTACCCTCTCATGACGTTCCACATGCAGAGGCGTTTCCAGAAGTGTTCAGTGTGCCAGATCTACCTCGCCACGAAGATGACGGTGGACGATAAATGGGCTCCCAATAATCCCTGCTATTTCTGCAAGCAGTGCTACTACCTCCTCCACTACAAGGAGGACGACTCGCTGTTATACCATCATACCGTGTATGATTACTTCCAAGAGTAG
- the LOC123080229 gene encoding snRNA-activating protein complex subunit isoform X1, translating to MAAAAEEAECSAAAEERPREPFARGGPVFIPYMVGPVCTVPEFISSTLREVQSLRDELGDPGDEFVDELCVDDLRVLSEEELVERALREAMEEGWDCGALSQSADQSSGAPSQPLDQRLDGGTCRMSASSTPGNETVTSSASAETQSSVSAPGDMAIGLHEPEGSNGKTRGGKRKTRERNGNNGALTSDSTAERETSGSPVELAIVPHEPEGSKGKPRGRKGKNGTSSTPSIESETPVLPSEDMSVVPHDPEGTDGQTERKKGKKRGRHFDREVRAHILQGSYLTKAEKMAEIMLKQEDDKRAARLHSFSGDSVMSKGSKASAEKIDLAKSLKYNGAHNAPWKNKASKSDEHIPIVYPEAILCVEIYERRHGSVKNQEFLVLGSQLLTDLKDNIYCSTNKLMELNKLHNHSGFFLIEDTFYNDTRHYSAVDYSKPIVDWLDNSSDEVAEKWDAISSGVLKKRQKDLLKGLNISNVPEFKSADMQSTYFSDLHFRLGAGYLYCHQGNCKHTFVIRDMRLIHPEDTQNQAEYPLMTFHMQRRFQKCSVCQIYLATKMTVDDKWAPNNPCYFCKQCYYLLHYKEDDSLLYHHTVYDYFQE from the exons atggcggcggctgccgaggaggcggagtgctccgccgccgccgaagaGCGGCCGCGCGAGCCCTTCGCCCGCGGCGGCCCGGTGTTCATCCCCTACATGGTGGGCCCTGTCTGCACCGTCCCCGAGTTCATCTCCTCCACCCTCCGCGAGGTTCAG TCCCTGCGTGACGAATTGGGCGACCCGGGGGACGAATTCGTTGACGAGCTCTG CGTCGATGACCTGAGGGTGCTCTCTGAGGAGGAGCTTGTGGAGCGCGCTCTCCGGGAGGCCATGGAG GAGGGCTGGGACTGTGGCGCTCTATCACAATCAGCAGATCAAAGTTCTGGCGCTCCATCACAGCCATTGGATCAAAGGTTAGATGGGGG CACATGCAGAATGTCAGCGAGTTCCACCCCTGGAAATGAGACTGTCACCTCAAGTGCATCAGCTGAAACACAAAGTTCAGTATCAGCTCCCGGTGATATGGCAATTGGACTGCATGAACCAGAAGGCAGCAATGGGAAAACAAGAGGTGGAAAGAGGAAAACCAGAGAGAGGAATGGAAACAATGGTGCCCTCACCTCAGATTCAACAGCTGAAAGAGAGACATCTGGATCACCTGTTGAGTTGGCGATTGTACCACATGAACCAGAAGGGAGCAAGGGGAAACCCAGAGGCAGAAAGGGTAAAAATGGAACCTCTTCAACTCCATCAATTGAAAGTGAAACACCTGTATTGCCTAGTGAGGATATGTCAGTTGTTCCTCATGATCCAGAAGGCACAGATGGGCAAACAGAACGTAAAAAGGGCAAAAAGAGAGGCAGGCATTTTGATCGGGAAGTTCGAGCGCATATTTTACAG GGAAGCTATCTTACTAAAGCAGAGAAGATGGCAGAGATCATGCTAAAACAAGAAGATGACAAACGGGCAGCAAGGCTGCACTCATTCAG TGGTGATTCTGTGATGTCCAAAGGCTCTAAGGCATCAGCGGAGAAAATTGACTTGGCAAAATCTCTTAAATACAACGGTGCCCACAATGCCCCTTGGAAG AACAAAGCTTCGAAATCTGACGAACACATACCTATAGTTTATCCAGAAGCAATTCTTTGTGTTGAAATTTATGAGCGCAGGCATGGCTCTGTGAAA AATCAGGAATTTCTTGTTTTGGGGAGCCAGCTCCTCACAGATCTGAAGGACAATATTTACTGTTCGACTAATAAGTTGATGGAGTTGAACAAGCTACATAATCATTCTGGCTTTTTTCTTATTGAG GACACGTTCTACAATGACACGAGACATTATTCTGCGGTTGATTACAGTAAACCTATAGTTGACTGGCTTGACAATTCCAGTGATGAGGTGGCAGAGAAGTGGGACGCCATTAGTTCTGGCGTGTTAAAGAAACGACAAAAGGACTTATTGAAGGGCTTGAATATTTCGAATGTGCCCGAGTTTAAATCTGCGGACATGCAAAGTACCTACTTTTCAGACCTGCACTTCCGGCTTGGTGCTGGGTACCTCTACTGCCACCAG GGGAACTGCAAGCACACGTTCGTGATTAGAGACATGAGGCTGATCCACCCGGAGGACACCCAGAACCAAGCGGAGTACCCTCTCATGACGTTCCACATGCAGAGGCGTTTCCAGAAGTGTTCAGTGTGCCAGATCTACCTCGCCACGAAGATGACGGTGGACGATAAATGGGCTCCCAATAATCCCTGCTATTTCTGCAAGCAGTGCTACTACCTCCTCCACTACAAGGAGGACGACTCGCTGTTATACCATCATACCGTGTATGATTACTTCCAAGAGTAG
- the LOC123080229 gene encoding snRNA-activating protein complex subunit isoform X6 produces MAAAAEEAECSAAAEERPREPFARGGPVFIPYMVGPVCTVPEFISSTLRESLRDELGDPGDEFVDELCVDDLRVLSEEELVERALREAMEEGWDCGALSQSADQSSGAPSQPLDQRMSASSTPGNETVTSSASAETQSSVSAPGDMAIGLHEPEGSNGKTRGGKRKTRERNGNNGALTSDSTAERETSGSPVELAIVPHEPEGSKGKPRGRKGKNGTSSTPSIESETPVLPSEDMSVVPHDPEGTDGQTERKKGKKRGRHFDREVRAHILQGSYLTKAEKMAEIMLKQEDDKRAARLHSFSGDSVMSKGSKASAEKIDLAKSLKYNGAHNAPWKNKASKSDEHIPIVYPEAILCVEIYERRHGSVKNQEFLVLGSQLLTDLKDNIYCSTNKLMELNKLHNHSGFFLIEDTFYNDTRHYSAVDYSKPIVDWLDNSSDEVAEKWDAISSGVLKKRQKDLLKGLNISNVPEFKSADMQSTYFSDLHFRLGAGYLYCHQGNCKHTFVIRDMRLIHPEDTQNQAEYPLMTFHMQRRFQKCSVCQIYLATKMTVDDKWAPNNPCYFCKQCYYLLHYKEDDSLLYHHTVYDYFQE; encoded by the exons atggcggcggctgccgaggaggcggagtgctccgccgccgccgaagaGCGGCCGCGCGAGCCCTTCGCCCGCGGCGGCCCGGTGTTCATCCCCTACATGGTGGGCCCTGTCTGCACCGTCCCCGAGTTCATCTCCTCCACCCTCCGCGAG TCCCTGCGTGACGAATTGGGCGACCCGGGGGACGAATTCGTTGACGAGCTCTG CGTCGATGACCTGAGGGTGCTCTCTGAGGAGGAGCTTGTGGAGCGCGCTCTCCGGGAGGCCATGGAG GAGGGCTGGGACTGTGGCGCTCTATCACAATCAGCAGATCAAAGTTCTGGCGCTCCATCACAGCCATTGGATCAAAG AATGTCAGCGAGTTCCACCCCTGGAAATGAGACTGTCACCTCAAGTGCATCAGCTGAAACACAAAGTTCAGTATCAGCTCCCGGTGATATGGCAATTGGACTGCATGAACCAGAAGGCAGCAATGGGAAAACAAGAGGTGGAAAGAGGAAAACCAGAGAGAGGAATGGAAACAATGGTGCCCTCACCTCAGATTCAACAGCTGAAAGAGAGACATCTGGATCACCTGTTGAGTTGGCGATTGTACCACATGAACCAGAAGGGAGCAAGGGGAAACCCAGAGGCAGAAAGGGTAAAAATGGAACCTCTTCAACTCCATCAATTGAAAGTGAAACACCTGTATTGCCTAGTGAGGATATGTCAGTTGTTCCTCATGATCCAGAAGGCACAGATGGGCAAACAGAACGTAAAAAGGGCAAAAAGAGAGGCAGGCATTTTGATCGGGAAGTTCGAGCGCATATTTTACAG GGAAGCTATCTTACTAAAGCAGAGAAGATGGCAGAGATCATGCTAAAACAAGAAGATGACAAACGGGCAGCAAGGCTGCACTCATTCAG TGGTGATTCTGTGATGTCCAAAGGCTCTAAGGCATCAGCGGAGAAAATTGACTTGGCAAAATCTCTTAAATACAACGGTGCCCACAATGCCCCTTGGAAG AACAAAGCTTCGAAATCTGACGAACACATACCTATAGTTTATCCAGAAGCAATTCTTTGTGTTGAAATTTATGAGCGCAGGCATGGCTCTGTGAAA AATCAGGAATTTCTTGTTTTGGGGAGCCAGCTCCTCACAGATCTGAAGGACAATATTTACTGTTCGACTAATAAGTTGATGGAGTTGAACAAGCTACATAATCATTCTGGCTTTTTTCTTATTGAG GACACGTTCTACAATGACACGAGACATTATTCTGCGGTTGATTACAGTAAACCTATAGTTGACTGGCTTGACAATTCCAGTGATGAGGTGGCAGAGAAGTGGGACGCCATTAGTTCTGGCGTGTTAAAGAAACGACAAAAGGACTTATTGAAGGGCTTGAATATTTCGAATGTGCCCGAGTTTAAATCTGCGGACATGCAAAGTACCTACTTTTCAGACCTGCACTTCCGGCTTGGTGCTGGGTACCTCTACTGCCACCAG GGGAACTGCAAGCACACGTTCGTGATTAGAGACATGAGGCTGATCCACCCGGAGGACACCCAGAACCAAGCGGAGTACCCTCTCATGACGTTCCACATGCAGAGGCGTTTCCAGAAGTGTTCAGTGTGCCAGATCTACCTCGCCACGAAGATGACGGTGGACGATAAATGGGCTCCCAATAATCCCTGCTATTTCTGCAAGCAGTGCTACTACCTCCTCCACTACAAGGAGGACGACTCGCTGTTATACCATCATACCGTGTATGATTACTTCCAAGAGTAG
- the LOC123080229 gene encoding snRNA-activating protein complex subunit isoform X5, which translates to MAAAAEEAECSAAAEERPREPFARGGPVFIPYMVGPVCTVPEFISSTLREVQSLRDELGDPGDEFVDELCVDDLRVLSEEELVERALREAMEEGWDCGALSQSADQSSGAPSQPLDQRMSASSTPGNETVTSSASAETQSSVSAPGDMAIGLHEPEGSNGKTRGGKRKTRERNGNNGALTSDSTAERETSGSPVELAIVPHEPEGSKGKPRGRKGKNGTSSTPSIESETPVLPSEDMSVVPHDPEGTDGQTERKKGKKRGRHFDREVRAHILQGSYLTKAEKMAEIMLKQEDDKRAARLHSFSGDSVMSKGSKASAEKIDLAKSLKYNGAHNAPWKNKASKSDEHIPIVYPEAILCVEIYERRHGSVKNQEFLVLGSQLLTDLKDNIYCSTNKLMELNKLHNHSGFFLIEDTFYNDTRHYSAVDYSKPIVDWLDNSSDEVAEKWDAISSGVLKKRQKDLLKGLNISNVPEFKSADMQSTYFSDLHFRLGAGYLYCHQGNCKHTFVIRDMRLIHPEDTQNQAEYPLMTFHMQRRFQKCSVCQIYLATKMTVDDKWAPNNPCYFCKQCYYLLHYKEDDSLLYHHTVYDYFQE; encoded by the exons atggcggcggctgccgaggaggcggagtgctccgccgccgccgaagaGCGGCCGCGCGAGCCCTTCGCCCGCGGCGGCCCGGTGTTCATCCCCTACATGGTGGGCCCTGTCTGCACCGTCCCCGAGTTCATCTCCTCCACCCTCCGCGAGGTTCAG TCCCTGCGTGACGAATTGGGCGACCCGGGGGACGAATTCGTTGACGAGCTCTG CGTCGATGACCTGAGGGTGCTCTCTGAGGAGGAGCTTGTGGAGCGCGCTCTCCGGGAGGCCATGGAG GAGGGCTGGGACTGTGGCGCTCTATCACAATCAGCAGATCAAAGTTCTGGCGCTCCATCACAGCCATTGGATCAAAG AATGTCAGCGAGTTCCACCCCTGGAAATGAGACTGTCACCTCAAGTGCATCAGCTGAAACACAAAGTTCAGTATCAGCTCCCGGTGATATGGCAATTGGACTGCATGAACCAGAAGGCAGCAATGGGAAAACAAGAGGTGGAAAGAGGAAAACCAGAGAGAGGAATGGAAACAATGGTGCCCTCACCTCAGATTCAACAGCTGAAAGAGAGACATCTGGATCACCTGTTGAGTTGGCGATTGTACCACATGAACCAGAAGGGAGCAAGGGGAAACCCAGAGGCAGAAAGGGTAAAAATGGAACCTCTTCAACTCCATCAATTGAAAGTGAAACACCTGTATTGCCTAGTGAGGATATGTCAGTTGTTCCTCATGATCCAGAAGGCACAGATGGGCAAACAGAACGTAAAAAGGGCAAAAAGAGAGGCAGGCATTTTGATCGGGAAGTTCGAGCGCATATTTTACAG GGAAGCTATCTTACTAAAGCAGAGAAGATGGCAGAGATCATGCTAAAACAAGAAGATGACAAACGGGCAGCAAGGCTGCACTCATTCAG TGGTGATTCTGTGATGTCCAAAGGCTCTAAGGCATCAGCGGAGAAAATTGACTTGGCAAAATCTCTTAAATACAACGGTGCCCACAATGCCCCTTGGAAG AACAAAGCTTCGAAATCTGACGAACACATACCTATAGTTTATCCAGAAGCAATTCTTTGTGTTGAAATTTATGAGCGCAGGCATGGCTCTGTGAAA AATCAGGAATTTCTTGTTTTGGGGAGCCAGCTCCTCACAGATCTGAAGGACAATATTTACTGTTCGACTAATAAGTTGATGGAGTTGAACAAGCTACATAATCATTCTGGCTTTTTTCTTATTGAG GACACGTTCTACAATGACACGAGACATTATTCTGCGGTTGATTACAGTAAACCTATAGTTGACTGGCTTGACAATTCCAGTGATGAGGTGGCAGAGAAGTGGGACGCCATTAGTTCTGGCGTGTTAAAGAAACGACAAAAGGACTTATTGAAGGGCTTGAATATTTCGAATGTGCCCGAGTTTAAATCTGCGGACATGCAAAGTACCTACTTTTCAGACCTGCACTTCCGGCTTGGTGCTGGGTACCTCTACTGCCACCAG GGGAACTGCAAGCACACGTTCGTGATTAGAGACATGAGGCTGATCCACCCGGAGGACACCCAGAACCAAGCGGAGTACCCTCTCATGACGTTCCACATGCAGAGGCGTTTCCAGAAGTGTTCAGTGTGCCAGATCTACCTCGCCACGAAGATGACGGTGGACGATAAATGGGCTCCCAATAATCCCTGCTATTTCTGCAAGCAGTGCTACTACCTCCTCCACTACAAGGAGGACGACTCGCTGTTATACCATCATACCGTGTATGATTACTTCCAAGAGTAG
- the LOC123080229 gene encoding snRNA-activating protein complex subunit isoform X4, with product MAAAAEEAECSAAAEERPREPFARGGPVFIPYMVGPVCTVPEFISSTLREVQSLRDELGDPGDEFVDELCVDDLRVLSEEELVERALREAMEEGWDCGALSQSADQSSGAPSQPLDQSTCRMSASSTPGNETVTSSASAETQSSVSAPGDMAIGLHEPEGSNGKTRGGKRKTRERNGNNGALTSDSTAERETSGSPVELAIVPHEPEGSKGKPRGRKGKNGTSSTPSIESETPVLPSEDMSVVPHDPEGTDGQTERKKGKKRGRHFDREVRAHILQGSYLTKAEKMAEIMLKQEDDKRAARLHSFSGDSVMSKGSKASAEKIDLAKSLKYNGAHNAPWKNKASKSDEHIPIVYPEAILCVEIYERRHGSVKNQEFLVLGSQLLTDLKDNIYCSTNKLMELNKLHNHSGFFLIEDTFYNDTRHYSAVDYSKPIVDWLDNSSDEVAEKWDAISSGVLKKRQKDLLKGLNISNVPEFKSADMQSTYFSDLHFRLGAGYLYCHQGNCKHTFVIRDMRLIHPEDTQNQAEYPLMTFHMQRRFQKCSVCQIYLATKMTVDDKWAPNNPCYFCKQCYYLLHYKEDDSLLYHHTVYDYFQE from the exons atggcggcggctgccgaggaggcggagtgctccgccgccgccgaagaGCGGCCGCGCGAGCCCTTCGCCCGCGGCGGCCCGGTGTTCATCCCCTACATGGTGGGCCCTGTCTGCACCGTCCCCGAGTTCATCTCCTCCACCCTCCGCGAGGTTCAG TCCCTGCGTGACGAATTGGGCGACCCGGGGGACGAATTCGTTGACGAGCTCTG CGTCGATGACCTGAGGGTGCTCTCTGAGGAGGAGCTTGTGGAGCGCGCTCTCCGGGAGGCCATGGAG GAGGGCTGGGACTGTGGCGCTCTATCACAATCAGCAGATCAAAGTTCTGGCGCTCCATCACAGCCATTGGATCAAAG CACATGCAGAATGTCAGCGAGTTCCACCCCTGGAAATGAGACTGTCACCTCAAGTGCATCAGCTGAAACACAAAGTTCAGTATCAGCTCCCGGTGATATGGCAATTGGACTGCATGAACCAGAAGGCAGCAATGGGAAAACAAGAGGTGGAAAGAGGAAAACCAGAGAGAGGAATGGAAACAATGGTGCCCTCACCTCAGATTCAACAGCTGAAAGAGAGACATCTGGATCACCTGTTGAGTTGGCGATTGTACCACATGAACCAGAAGGGAGCAAGGGGAAACCCAGAGGCAGAAAGGGTAAAAATGGAACCTCTTCAACTCCATCAATTGAAAGTGAAACACCTGTATTGCCTAGTGAGGATATGTCAGTTGTTCCTCATGATCCAGAAGGCACAGATGGGCAAACAGAACGTAAAAAGGGCAAAAAGAGAGGCAGGCATTTTGATCGGGAAGTTCGAGCGCATATTTTACAG GGAAGCTATCTTACTAAAGCAGAGAAGATGGCAGAGATCATGCTAAAACAAGAAGATGACAAACGGGCAGCAAGGCTGCACTCATTCAG TGGTGATTCTGTGATGTCCAAAGGCTCTAAGGCATCAGCGGAGAAAATTGACTTGGCAAAATCTCTTAAATACAACGGTGCCCACAATGCCCCTTGGAAG AACAAAGCTTCGAAATCTGACGAACACATACCTATAGTTTATCCAGAAGCAATTCTTTGTGTTGAAATTTATGAGCGCAGGCATGGCTCTGTGAAA AATCAGGAATTTCTTGTTTTGGGGAGCCAGCTCCTCACAGATCTGAAGGACAATATTTACTGTTCGACTAATAAGTTGATGGAGTTGAACAAGCTACATAATCATTCTGGCTTTTTTCTTATTGAG GACACGTTCTACAATGACACGAGACATTATTCTGCGGTTGATTACAGTAAACCTATAGTTGACTGGCTTGACAATTCCAGTGATGAGGTGGCAGAGAAGTGGGACGCCATTAGTTCTGGCGTGTTAAAGAAACGACAAAAGGACTTATTGAAGGGCTTGAATATTTCGAATGTGCCCGAGTTTAAATCTGCGGACATGCAAAGTACCTACTTTTCAGACCTGCACTTCCGGCTTGGTGCTGGGTACCTCTACTGCCACCAG GGGAACTGCAAGCACACGTTCGTGATTAGAGACATGAGGCTGATCCACCCGGAGGACACCCAGAACCAAGCGGAGTACCCTCTCATGACGTTCCACATGCAGAGGCGTTTCCAGAAGTGTTCAGTGTGCCAGATCTACCTCGCCACGAAGATGACGGTGGACGATAAATGGGCTCCCAATAATCCCTGCTATTTCTGCAAGCAGTGCTACTACCTCCTCCACTACAAGGAGGACGACTCGCTGTTATACCATCATACCGTGTATGATTACTTCCAAGAGTAG